From the genome of uncultured Desulfovibrio sp.:
CTTTGCCAGCGGTTTTTCACAGTTGAGGCAAAGGGGAGGACTGCATCTGGACGGGCATCTGCACGTGCACGCCATCCCCGCCCTGCGCGGAATCATGCGAGACCTCATGCGGGAGCACCCGCCTGCCTATGTGCGTCTACCCAAAGAACCCGCTCACCTGCCCCCGCTGCCATTGGCGCAGCTGCTTGTGGGATGCGCGCGGCGCACCCTGCTCGCGCACTGGTCGAAGGGGTTTGCTGCCGTGCTGGATCAGGCGGGCATTGCCCACAACAGCTTTTTGTGCGGGCTTGTAAGCGGCGGCAACCTTACTGCTGCGCGGGCCGAGGATTCCCTTGCGGCCATACAGCGCCAAAAGGAGCGCGCCCCGCTGGTTGAAATCATGAGTCACCCCGGCGGAGGACATGACGCCAGCGAGGCCTATGTGCGACATAGTGATTTTTACCAAAGCAGCGCACGCCTGACAGAAAAGACCATGCTGCTTGATGGCAGCCTGAACGCAGTGCTGGCGCGCTACGGATCCTTGCAGACCTTTGCGGAAACACAGTAATAGCGCCCCATCCAACAAACCCGGCAGGTACCGGATTGTTCCTGCATTTCACTCAAAAAATCCCGCACGGCAAACAACAAACGGCCCAAAAGCATAATGCCTTTGGGCCGTTTACATACTTTTGCGGCAGGCGCTCTCGCCTGCATAAGCGCTATTGACCGCGAATCCAGTAGGTTTCAAAGCCGTCTTCAAGCCAGCCGTCCTTCACCCGGGTGAAGCCAGCCTCCTTGAAAAGATCACGGTACTCATCCTGCGTGCGCCGCCAGCCCCAAAACTGTTGCCGACGAATACCCATATAGTGCAGGGCCGCGCGGATGCCGATCTTGATGGCGTTCACAAAACTGCCGATAAAGGAATCTTCTTCCAGCAATGACGCAGAAAGCAGCACCAGTTCCCCGCCGGGGGCAAGCTGCGCCCGCAGTTCCCAGAGCAGATGCTGGAACTCGCGCGTAGGAATGCCGTAGTCGACAGTAGACAGGTAGATCATGTCGTACTGCACATCAGAGGGCAGACACATGGGCGGCAGCCCGATATAGATGCGGTCGCTGGGTATGTATTCCCGCAGCCACTTCATACCTACGGTGCTGGGTTCGTTGACATGCAGCTCAAGCTCCGGCATTTCTTCCAGCAAAATTTTTTCCATATAGCCCACGCCGCTGCCAATGGACAGCACGCGCACCGGTTCCATGCGCCCTGCGGGGTCTTGCGCCAGCTTTGCACGCAACTGACCGATAAGCCACTTTGCGTCTGTGCGTTTGTTTTCGCGCCAGACAGATGGCAAATCTTCCCAGTTCTTGTAGCGGCGGAACAGCTCTTCATAAAAAACCGCATAAAACTTTGGTTCCGCCAGATGAAAGAATGAAATATGTGAAAAGGACGTGAAGGGTATGCCCTGCCAGCTTTCCTGATAAAAACGCCGCACGTTGAAGCCTCCGAGACATGGCCGCAAAAGCTCGCCTCGCGCAGGATTGCGCCCCAGGCAAACTTTCGATGCGCAAAATCATAACCCAACCGCCAGCAAGGCGCAATGCGCGTAAACCGGGCGGCGGCAACTTGCGCAAGAACGTGATCAGGCCGCAACGTTACTGCAATACTTAAAAAATATCTGGCAGGCACACGCAGCAACCTGCCAGATATCATGCAGCAGCAAGCGCAAACAAATCATAAAAATCCGCAAGGGGAGGATCTTTCCCGATCCTCCCCTTGCCCATAGCTGCTAACCAGGCTGAAACTCAGCAAAAAAGCATATTGCGACCACTGTCACCTAGAGACGCTTTTTGCTTTCTTCTTTTTTCTGCTCTCAAACCTGGATACGGCGTTCCGTTAGCCAGCCTTCATTTCCTGAATAAGCCGCCGCAGCACCTGGGCCTGCTGGGCCATTTCGCCCATAGCCTGATTGGCCCTTCCCATGGCTTGCGCGGTTTCCGCCGAAATAGTTGCGACCTGCTCCACAGAACGGCTGATTTCCTCACTGGATGCCGACTGCTGCTCGCTGGCTGCGGCGATGGAGCGCACCTGATCGCTTGCCTGTTCCACAAGGCTGACAATCTGTGTAAGCGCCTCGCCAGAAAGCGAAGCCCGGTGCGTGGCGCTTTCAATGGTGGCAACAGACTTGTCCACGCCGTCAATGCTTTTACGGGTTCCTTCCTGAATACCACGGATAACGCCGCCCACTTCCTGCGTGGCAGTCATGGTCTTTTCCGCCAGTTTGCGCACTTCATCGGCCACCACGGCAAAGCCGCGCCCGGCATCGCCAGCGCGGGCCGCCTCAATGGCGGCATTCAGGGCCAGAAGGTTGGTCTGATCTGCGATATCGGAAATAACGCTCATGATCTGCCCAATGCCATCGGCCTGTTTGCCGAGCGTGGCCATATCGGCCTTGACTTCAAGCGACTGCTTTTGCACCGCAGTGATATCGCTCACCACATTGCGAACCAGTTGCGCACCTTCCTGCGCCTTGCTGCGCGCGGTATCGGAAGTATCAGAGGCCTTGGCGGCGTTTTCCGCAACTTCGCCCACGGTGACGTTCATCTCATCCATGGCAGAAGACGTAACTGAAACACGCCGAGACTGTTCCTCTGCCCCACGGCTCGATTGCGTAATCAATGCAGAAAGCTGCTCTGTGGCAGTTGATACCACCTCAACCACGCTTTCAAGCTGGTGCGCGGCCTGCAGCATACCCTCGGCCTTGGCGCGTTCGGCCTGCACCTTGGCAGCCTGCGCCTCTTGGGTGGCTATTTCCGCATGGTGGGCCTGCTCAGAAGCTTCGGCGCTTTTCTGCTCCGCCTCGGCGATCTTGTCCTTCATGGTTCCCACCATGTTTTGCAAGACATGATAAACGCCGCCGGGCTTCTTTTGCTGACGGAAGGTCACGTCCAGATCGCCGTCAGCAATCTTGCCCGCAACTTCGGCAAGATAGCCAGGATCCTCGCCAAGCTGCCGCATAACCTCACGCGTGAGCAACATGCCTTGCCCCACAGACAAGATAAAACCAATGGCAATGGCCGCAAAAATCATTTTTTTGGAAAAATCAGCCAGGTCGTCATTGGACTGGGCCAGCAGATGGCCCTGCTCTTCCTTGGATTCCACAAGGCGGTTGATGGCATCCTGATACTGATTGGCCAGCTTGTTTCCCTCACCATCAAGATAGGCTTCCGCTCCGGCGGAGTCACCATCCTGCTTCAATTTGAGGACCTTGTCCGTCATGCCTCTAAATGCCGCGCGGTGTACCTTGTACTCTTCAATAATTTGCTTTGCCTTGGCAGAAATAAGAGTCTTCTCCACAGCTTTTGAGCTTTCGTCTATTTCTTTGCGCAGCGCTTCAATCTGGACAGTGCGCTTACTGACCTCCGCATCTGACGATGCGCCCACGATACCTTCCATGTTGACGCGAATGCGCTGAAAACCCACGGAAAGCTTCAGCAGATCCGCCATGGGAACCGTGGCGCGCTCATAAAGGATCGTGTCAGCATCATTGACCTTTTCCAGCTCAAAAACGGCAAAGACACCTACGGCCAAGGTCATCAGCGAAGACAAAACAAAACTCACAATCAACTTTGTTTGCAGTTGCGTATTTTTCAAAAGGCTCATGGTCGATTCTCCAGGGGAGGGGGATTTTATACTATTAGTATGCTACTTTCTTTATCGGCATAGTCTTTAAACATTTTAGGTTATCAGCAAAAGTAATTAAAAATATTTTCCATATAACATGTTACAATCCTTTGTTTAGCTACCCAACCAGATTCCTGTCATCGCGTCCAGCAGCGTCTGCACAGGCCACTCGGCAAATCAGAACTTATCCATCGGTCTGAGCGGAATGCAGATTTCCGTCAGCAGGTCTGCAGGAGGGGTTGTTTGCGGCGAATTCCAGTAGATTTCAAAGCCCGGATCATTATACGGCTCGCGTCCACTCTGCGGAAACCACATGCCAAACAGCGACCTGTAGGCCGGATGCAACAGGGAGTACGGCCCCTTGATGCGCAGTGCGGCATACTCCTGTTCCCCGCCAATATGGCGCAAAAAAATGCCCTCATTCTGTAGCAGAGGGCACAATTCGGCACTTGTTTCCAGTAATTCTGGCGACAGGCTGACGCAGGCATCCATGCGGCACTTTTGAGGCGCGGTGATGTCCGGATTGTCGTAGCTCACGCCGTAAGCCACCGAGGCATCAGAAAGCAGGCCGTTGGCCCCCAGCGCGCCGCACAGTTTTTCCCATGCAGGAAAACTCTCGTCATACGGCCCTGTATGCCGCACGGCAGCCACCAAGCGAGGCGCAAACTTTTCGACACGCACTTCCATGACCGGGAGGTCGGTCATTTCATGATAAAACAGGGGACGCGTCAGATCGCGTCTGCGGGCAACCTCCAGATGTCCCTTCCTGCGGCGGTATTCAGACGGCAGCATGCCCATATGCGCCCGAAAAGCGCGCGTAAAGGCGTCCACGCTATCGTAGCCAGCGCAAAGGGCTATCTGGGTGACAGATTCAGGGGAATGCCCAAGCTGCATGGCGGCGCGCTCCAGCAGCAGACGGCGCACGTATGCCGCAACGCTCTCACCCACCATGGATGAAAATACCCGGTGAAAGTGATAGGGCGAAAAACAGGCTATGCGCGCCAGTTCCTCCAGGTTTGGCCTGTCATCAAGGTGCTGCTCAATGTGGCGCAGCACAAGGCCTATACGCTGCTGGTAGGTAAGTGTTTCCATTTATTCTCCCATCTCGGTTCTGGCCGCAAGGGCCACGGTGGGCAGAAGCGCAAAAAAAGTCGAGCGAATTTTCGCCAGCAGGAACATGTTGACCCCACACAATATAGCCCCGCAAGGAGTACCTATGAACGGATTTGAAATAAAAGTCGTGGAATTTCCGACCAAGCAGCTTATGGGCATCAAGGTGCGTACCAACATGGCAAAAGCCAAGGAAGACTGCCAGGCCCTATGGCAGAACTTCTGCCCGCAAATGCCCAAAATTTATGGCAAGGAAAGCTACGGCGTTTCCATCATGCTCAATGCCCAGGATTTTGATTACTGGGCCGCCGTTGAGGCTGACGAACAGATTCCAGCAGGCATTGAAACCACCCGCATTCCGTCCGGCTCCTACGCCCGCTGCACTGTGCCGAATCTGGAAAGCATCGGTGCAGGATACATGTTCATGTACCAGACATGGCTTGGCGGGCAGCAGGAATGGAAACTGAACGAGCAGGCCCCCTGCTTTGAATTGTACCCTGCGGACTGGAGTCCGAGTATGCCGTTTGACCTGTTTATGCCGGTCAAGCGTTAGATTCCGCCGTCCGGCGGAGTTAGGACGCCTCCCCGGCGTGGTCGCGCCCGAGAGGCACTAAGTTTATCTTTTTTCTGCCCTTTGGGCACGGGATGCCGCCGTCCGGCGGAGTTGGGACGCCTGTGCGGCGCGCAGCAAGGCGGGGCCGGTTAGGGGCTATGCCCCCTTCTCGGCCCCCCTTGCATCCCCCCCCGAAGCACCCCCTGAGGCCTTCAGCTTCCCTCGCTCGCTACGCTCGCTCAGGTGATCTCCCTCCGCGCCGCGTTAATGCCAGAGTCCGCTTTCGCTTTGAATTTATGAGTCCGTTTCAGCCAACAATCTCAGTACCCGTCGAAGATTGAGCAACTACGGGTAAAAAAGAATTCCCCCCTCCATCAGGAGCTGGTCGTGAAGTTGCCTTCCTTAAACTCGCCGAAGCGGACGCGGAGGCGATGGCTGGTGTTGGACGAATTTGCAAAATACGCATTCAGGGCGCAAAAGTCAGGTTTGCGTAAATCAGCCTGACAGGCTCACCCACCCCGCCGCCAAGATATTCCTGCCTTTATCTACCCTGCGGCTTACGGCTCAGAATCAACGACATATAGGGCGGTGTTTCACCCGCAGCACAAGCCCCGCCAAGCCCCTGACAGACCTTCTCCGCGGGCTGCTCCACATGGCTCGCCAGGACGCACGACTCCAGTCTGTTGGTAGCGCCCAAGGCTTCCGCAATGGCAGGCAGGTTGCGATAGGCCTTGAGAATCACAGCAGTATCACTCTGTTGCAATGAATCTTCCAGACTCTCCCGGCTGTTGATGCCCGGTATAATGCGCAAGGTCTCGCCGTTTTCGCACAACACGGTGCGGGTGCGGGCGGCTGCTGCCTGAAAGGACGTAATGCCGGGGATGACCTCCACCGCCAGATGCGGCGCACATTCGCCAAGGGTGCGCATGAGGTAGCCAAACGTACTGTACACCAGCGGATCGCCAATGGTCAGAAAAGCGGCGCTCTGCCCGCTTTCCAGCACATCTCTGGTAGTCTGGGCCGCTACGCGCCACGCCTCACGCAGCACGGAACGGTCGCGCGTCATGGGAAATTCCAGCCGCAACACGCGCACATCGGCCCGCAGATGCGGGCGCGCCGTGTCCAGCGCCGCTGAAAAATCATTGCGGGGCGAGGCTGCCGCAAGGATAACATCCACCTCGCCCAACACCCTGACTGCCCGCAGGGTCAAAAGATCGGGCGCGCCGGGGCCGACGCCCACGCCGTAGAGAATTCCGTTCATTATCTGCTCTCTTTACAATGCTCTGAAATAGTTATGAGATCAGCGATGCAGCCAGCTGTCCAGCTCTTCCGCCGCATCCAGGGCGCGGGGGCCGGGGCGGGCAAACCGCTCTTCGTCAACTATAAGTACGCGCCCGGCGCGCTGGGCGCGCAAATCCCGGTAGTGATCGCGCCCGGCCAGGGGCGTTGGCTCAGGATTCATGGGGCCTTTCTGAATAATGTACGCATCCGGGTCTGCCGCAATCAGGGCTTCCTCGCTGTAGCGCACCAGCTTTTTGCTGTCGTTCACCACGTTTTCGCCCCC
Proteins encoded in this window:
- a CDS encoding carbohydrate deacetylase — translated: MRQQSDVEKQPSMRFIVHADDCGLTRQISEDIFACLAHGALNSVSVIMGGSHTTESLQQLAVMPHVRVCLHLNILEGRCTAPVSQVRPLADAQGVFRYGLGQMLCNLATAAGARKKALLSAIRNEFEAQIDAFASGFSQLRQRGGLHLDGHLHVHAIPALRGIMRDLMREHPPAYVRLPKEPAHLPPLPLAQLLVGCARRTLLAHWSKGFAAVLDQAGIAHNSFLCGLVSGGNLTAARAEDSLAAIQRQKERAPLVEIMSHPGGGHDASEAYVRHSDFYQSSARLTEKTMLLDGSLNAVLARYGSLQTFAETQ
- a CDS encoding GyrI-like domain-containing protein, which translates into the protein METLTYQQRIGLVLRHIEQHLDDRPNLEELARIACFSPYHFHRVFSSMVGESVAAYVRRLLLERAAMQLGHSPESVTQIALCAGYDSVDAFTRAFRAHMGMLPSEYRRRKGHLEVARRRDLTRPLFYHEMTDLPVMEVRVEKFAPRLVAAVRHTGPYDESFPAWEKLCGALGANGLLSDASVAYGVSYDNPDITAPQKCRMDACVSLSPELLETSAELCPLLQNEGIFLRHIGGEQEYAALRIKGPYSLLHPAYRSLFGMWFPQSGREPYNDPGFEIYWNSPQTTPPADLLTEICIPLRPMDKF
- a CDS encoding GyrI-like domain-containing protein, yielding MNGFEIKVVEFPTKQLMGIKVRTNMAKAKEDCQALWQNFCPQMPKIYGKESYGVSIMLNAQDFDYWAAVEADEQIPAGIETTRIPSGSYARCTVPNLESIGAGYMFMYQTWLGGQQEWKLNEQAPCFELYPADWSPSMPFDLFMPVKR
- a CDS encoding methyl-accepting chemotaxis protein, producing the protein MSLLKNTQLQTKLIVSFVLSSLMTLAVGVFAVFELEKVNDADTILYERATVPMADLLKLSVGFQRIRVNMEGIVGASSDAEVSKRTVQIEALRKEIDESSKAVEKTLISAKAKQIIEEYKVHRAAFRGMTDKVLKLKQDGDSAGAEAYLDGEGNKLANQYQDAINRLVESKEEQGHLLAQSNDDLADFSKKMIFAAIAIGFILSVGQGMLLTREVMRQLGEDPGYLAEVAGKIADGDLDVTFRQQKKPGGVYHVLQNMVGTMKDKIAEAEQKSAEASEQAHHAEIATQEAQAAKVQAERAKAEGMLQAAHQLESVVEVVSTATEQLSALITQSSRGAEEQSRRVSVTSSAMDEMNVTVGEVAENAAKASDTSDTARSKAQEGAQLVRNVVSDITAVQKQSLEVKADMATLGKQADGIGQIMSVISDIADQTNLLALNAAIEAARAGDAGRGFAVVADEVRKLAEKTMTATQEVGGVIRGIQEGTRKSIDGVDKSVATIESATHRASLSGEALTQIVSLVEQASDQVRSIAAASEQQSASSEEISRSVEQVATISAETAQAMGRANQAMGEMAQQAQVLRRLIQEMKAG
- the cobI gene encoding precorrin-2 C(20)-methyltransferase produces the protein MNGILYGVGVGPGAPDLLTLRAVRVLGEVDVILAAASPRNDFSAALDTARPHLRADVRVLRLEFPMTRDRSVLREAWRVAAQTTRDVLESGQSAAFLTIGDPLVYSTFGYLMRTLGECAPHLAVEVIPGITSFQAAAARTRTVLCENGETLRIIPGINSRESLEDSLQQSDTAVILKAYRNLPAIAEALGATNRLESCVLASHVEQPAEKVCQGLGGACAAGETPPYMSLILSRKPQGR